TGCCACACAAGCGATAAAGACTATTTTCTACATGTAAAAAGAGTGGTGTAAAAACATTTTTCTCACCCACCAACACTTTGGTAAAAAACCCACTGTACGCTTTTGCCGCTCCTATAAGCAAGATCAAAAAGCTGATAAAAAGGGTTATATCTGCAACCATTGTTTTCCTTTTTGGTAATTTAGGAAATTATAGAGCAGATAAAAGTGGGAAAATATCTTGATTTGGGGTTAAAAGATAAGGATTTTGTTAGGATGTAAAAGAGAAAGTGAACGACTTCCTCTTTTACATGTAAAGATGAGTGGATGTGAGCAATTATTTTTCCATTTCAACAGTAGAGTATTCACCCGAAGTGATTATAGAAGTTTATGGCAAAGAAGGATTATGCCCAATGATTTAATTCATAATCAGTCCACCATCCACAGCGATTTGGCTTCCTGTGACAAAACTAGAATCTTCCGATAGTAAAAAAAGTGCAACATTGGCTGCTTCTTGTGCACTTCCTGCTCGTCCTAAAGGGACAAGATCAACGACGACTTTTTCAAAAGCTGCTTGATCTTCATTCGAAAGAAAACGTCTAAAATTTGTTTCTATTGGCCCTGGGACAAGGGTATTGACGCGAATATTTAACGAACTTAATTCTCTTGCCCAAGATCTTCCCGCGGCAATAATCGCCGCTTTAGAAGCTGCATATAACCCCGTGACATCAGAGCCCTCATATACAGAAGACGATGCACTCAGGACAACAGATGCCCCATTTTTTAAAAAAGGCTTTAATGAAGCCATTTGCAAGAAAGGTGCTTTTACATTGATGGCAAAAATATGGTCAAACATTTCAGCGGTCGTATCCTCGATACGACCAAGAACAGCCGTTGCAGCATTAAGCCACAAACCATCCAAAGAGATTTCATTAGGTAAATATTCTACAAGGGCTTCTACGCTATTTACAGTGGATTGATCGTTGAAAAAAACATTGGCTTTCTCACCTAAAGCTTTTTGGGCGTATTGAATATGCTCTAAATCTCTGCCCGTAAGAATAACGCTTCCGCCTTCTAAAATAATTTGCTTTGCCGCAGCAAGCCCCATACCGCTCGTTCCCCCTGTAATGAGGATAGTTTTATTTTCAAATCGATTCTGTTGTGCCATTATTCTATTCCTTTCTTTACATGTAAAACTCTTCTAATTACGCCTTTGATACTCGTCATACCCAAACTGACTCGTCACTTCGTAACTTCCATCTTTGTGAAGTACCGCAAGATCAGGCAATTTTACACCGTTAAACGTTGTGTTTTTAACAATCGTATAGTGGATCATATCTTCAAAAATCAGCTTATCGCCGATCTTTAGTGGCACGTCAAAACTGTAATCGCCCATGATGTCGCCTGCTAAACAGGTTGGGCCTCCGAGTCGGTACATGTAAGGTTT
Above is a genomic segment from Sulfurospirillum halorespirans DSM 13726 containing:
- a CDS encoding SDR family oxidoreductase, with protein sequence MAQQNRFENKTILITGGTSGMGLAAAKQIILEGGSVILTGRDLEHIQYAQKALGEKANVFFNDQSTVNSVEALVEYLPNEISLDGLWLNAATAVLGRIEDTTAEMFDHIFAINVKAPFLQMASLKPFLKNGASVVLSASSSVYEGSDVTGLYAASKAAIIAAGRSWARELSSLNIRVNTLVPGPIETNFRRFLSNEDQAAFEKVVVDLVPLGRAGSAQEAANVALFLLSEDSSFVTGSQIAVDGGLIMN